The following proteins come from a genomic window of Hydractinia symbiolongicarpus strain clone_291-10 chromosome 2, HSymV2.1, whole genome shotgun sequence:
- the LOC130630615 gene encoding serine protease hepsin-like encodes MCVLDQIRIIFFVTLWTSLTHVGGTTAYSQCFQISRFTPNMCQYSAMLHLCSHMCSSKVKDHLDCGERKPLYRRIIGGVKSTQGEWPWHVSLSFKGKQYCAGSILSEYFVLTAAHCFDEDYTSNKIEHWKVSAGDHQLSISEAFEQKIDVKKIIMHPKYRVSKHGPDQGLWVIHNDIAIVELQESIKLHHSNKASLCLPDDYKSIPDFYGCYIVGWGHTAFAGEQSDELRHAKVYTVPNSICNSEIAYNNTVNSKELICAGYKDGGIDACNYDSGGALVCNKEGRWYATGIVSSGFECARPHSYGLYTNVAEYKDWVIKNILFTTN; translated from the exons ATGTGTGTCTTGGATCAGATTCGCATTATATTTTTTG TTACACTTTGGACATCTCTAACTCATGTTGGTGGAACAACAGCATATTCACAATGCTTTCAAATTTCACGATTCACACCAAACATGTGTCAATATTCTGCCATGTTGCACTTGTGTTCTCATATGTGTTCGTCCAAAGTGAAAG ATCATCTTGACTGTGGAGAACGCAAGCCTCTTTATCGGCGCATTATCGGCGGTGTCAAAAGCACCCAGGGTGAATGGCCATGGCATGTTAGCTTGAGCTTCAAAGGAAAACAATATTGCGCTGGTTCAATCCTGTCTGAATATTTTGTTCTCACGGCGGCACATTGTTTCG ATGAGGATTACACCAGCAATAAAATTGAACATTGGAAAGTTTCTGCAGGAGATCATCAGCTCTCAATTTCGGAAGCATTTGAACAAAAAATAGAcgtcaaaaaaattataatgcaTCCAAAATATCGTGTATCTAAACATGGTCCTGATCAAGGCCTCTGGGTTATCCACAACGATATAG CTATAGTTGAACTTCAAGAATCGATCAAACTACACCACAGCAACAAAGCTTCCTTGTGTTTACCTGACGATTATAAAAGTATACCCGATTTTTATGGCTGCTATATTGTTGGATGGGGTCACACGGCCTTTGCGGGGGAACAATCCGATGAATTACGTCACGCGAAAGTTTACACAGTACCGAATTCTATCTGCAACAGTGAAATAGCATATAACAATACAGTGAATTCAAAAGAGTTGATCTGCGCTGGATATAAAGATGGCGGCATAGACGCGTGTAATTACGACAGTGGTGGAGCGCTGGTTTGCAACAAAGAAG GTCGTTGGTATGCGACTGGAATCGTATCCTCTGGTTTTGAATGCGCGAGACCACATTCGTATGGTTTATATACTAATGTAGCAGAGTATAAAGATTGGGTCATCAAGAACATTTTGTTTACAACAAATTGA